A stretch of DNA from Nitrospira sp. KM1:
GAAATAAAAAGCCATGTCCGGCTTGATGGCAAAACTGTAGAGCTTGCGAACCCAATCGGCAGATACGCCACGCACGACGTCGCGGGCAAACGCGGTGTACATGTACCGGTCGGCCAGGACCAGCATGCCGGCCTTGAGCGGCGGAAGGATCTCATGGTAGAGCCGGCTCGCAAAGTCCGTGGCATGCAACAAGCTGAACGTCGTCGGGGTGAGACTCTTGTTCTTTTTGCCTCGCTTGGTCGTGTCTTTGACCAACTCCGAAGAATTCCATTCGGTGAAGAATACTTTGTGCCCTTTGGATTCGAGCCACTTGTGCAAGAGCAACAACTGCGTGCTCTTGCCCGACCCGTCGATGCCTTCAACAATGATGAGCTTTCCTGGATAGGGGTGGGGAGCGTTCAATGCGGGGCTCTGATCTGTCATGCCGTATCCTCTTGTGGAGTCAGGTTCAATTGTACGCGCCGGCGGAATACACGTTCGAACAGGTCAGCGCGCCCTCTGGCTGCCCAGGCTTCAAGTTCCGCATCTCCCGAGACAGTGGCCGTAATGGTGACCGAGGGGCCGATCTTCACGTCGAGTGAACGGACGACGGAAAAATGTGTCCGGTCCAGGCCATCCGCGATACGAAGGAGCGAGGAGAGGATACGGACCACGCGTTGGAATCTTGGTGCCAAGACATCGAATCCGTCGTGCTTGGAGTGAGGCACGGCGCGCCGGTGGTATCGGGCCACATTGGCGATAATGTGCAATTCGTCGCTCGACAGGCCGCCGATGTCACTATGGGTGATCAAGTAGTACGCGTGCTTGTGATGTTGGCGTTCATTGATCAGATATCCGATGTCATGCAGGATCGCTGCGTATTCCAGCCAATCTCGCTCCAGGCTGCCTAGACCATGCAGCCGCTTCGTCTGGTCGAACAGGCGTAGGGCGAGACTGGCGACTTGAAGGCTGTGAACGTCCGGAGCATGGCAGCGCTTGGCCAATGCGATGACGTTGCGCCGGCGCAGATCGGGAATTTCCGCTTCGGCCTTGAGACGGTCCCGATGGCGCACGGTGAAGTCATAGATAACCCCTTCGCGAATGGCTTTATCGCAGAGGACGATTTCATCGCGGCCGGACAGTTCCATGAGGCGGCGCAGCACGATGGTCGCGGGAAAGAGCGTATCGACCCGCTTGGGATCCAACCCGGGAAGAGCCAGCCGTTCCTTGATCGTAGATGTTCTCAATTCCTGTTCGATTTCCTTCACGTCCTTGATCGATACCGTGGCCAGGTTCAGCTGCGGAAGAGGCCGGTTGGTCTTTTTGAGATGAATCACTTCGGCCAGGTTTCCCGCCATGCCGGAGGTCGCGATGAGCGAGTCGTAGCGCTTCGTCTTGAATGTCTCGAGTGCCGCCTTCAATTGGCTCGAAACAGATTCCTCCAAGGAATGGAGCATACCGTCGGACGGGGGGGTTCGCTTCAGGAATTCGTCGGCCAGCCTGATCGCACCGAGCTTTAAGCTCTTGGCATGCAGCAGTTGATCGCGGTTGCCGACCATGAGCTCGACCGATCCGCCTCCCACGTCAACGGCAAGCACGGGCTGATCCGACATCGGCACGCTGTTTTTGATACCCAGAAAAATCAGGCGAGCTTCTTCAGGCCCGGAAATCACCCGAATCTTCAAACCTGTTTGTTCGGCAACGAGATCGATGAAGTCGCCGCCGTTTTTTGCCTCGCGCACCGCACTGGTCGCTACGGCAATGATGCGCTCGTAACCCTTATTCCTCGCAAGAGTCACCAGATTACGGAGCACGTCGAGGCCCCGGGCCATGGCTTCATCGGACAAGCGGAGTGTGGTGAACGTCCCGTTCCCAAGACGGGTCATGTCCTTGAATCGATCGAGGATCTTGTACGTCCCATCCGGTTGGACATCGGCCAGCACCATATGGATGGAGTTGGTTCCAATATCGATGACAGCGAGCCTGGTCATGACGGGTTGTGTGGGCCAGTGGTGATCAAGATTGATGGCAACGTAGGAAGAAAACCGGATCAGAATTGGAATTTCCGAGCCGACCATAATGAAAGGCCGGATTGCTGTCAAGATTACCAGGGTTAATTTTCTGTTACAATCGATGCCTTAAACCGGACATCACCGATGCAGCTCGATCTCTACGACCGATTCGTCATGATTACCGGAGCTTCGACCGGCATCGGAGCGGCCTGCGCGCTGGCTTGCGCGCAACGAGGCATGAATGTGTTTGCAGGAGTGCGCACTCGGGAGGCAGGAGAGCTCCTGCAACAGCAGCCAGATGGAAAGCGCGTGACGCCTGTATATCTGGATGTCACTGATACTCAATCGATCGCATGCGCCGCCGATATCGTAAGAAATGCCGCCGGGCTCGCCGGGCTGGCCGGCTTGATTAACAATGCCGGCATCGCCATCGGCAGTCCCTTGGAAGTCATCCCGTTGGCGGCACTTCGCCGGCAAATGGAGGTCAATGTGATCGGCCAGATTGCCGTCACCCAGGCCTTTCTGCCGCTGATTCGTCAAGCAAGCGGACGAATTGTGAACATGGGATCAATCGCCGGACGGGGCACGATCCCTATGATGGGCCCCTATTCAGCTTCGAAGCACGCGCTGGAAGCGTTGACGGATGCCTTGCGTCTCGAACTCCGGCAATGGGGCATTCATGTCTCCATCATTGAACCGGGGGCGGTGGCAACGCCCATTTGGGAGAAATCACTCAAGACCTCCTCCGCGGTCGAAGAGGAAGTGACCGCGGAGGCGAAGGCATTGTACGGGGAGGCGGCGCGCCGAATTCGCGAGTCTGTCGATCAGGCCTCGAGGCGGGCGATTTCGACTGACGCGGTCGCAGAGGCCGTATGGCATGCGCTAACGGCAAAACAGCCGAAGACGCGCTATTTAGTCGGTGTGGACGCCAGAATTCGGGCCCTCATGGTGAAGTGGTTACCCGACCGATTGCAGGACTGGATTCTGACGAAGGTACTGCACCTGCCGCAATAGGCGAGGCGCATGGCCTCGACGACTGCCCGGAGTTCTTCCAATACGGCTACAGCAACCCGTGCCTTGGCGCGGATACTTCCCCGCAACTGTTCATGTCGATATGGAAGGGAAGGCTCCGACCTTGCGTGAGAGGATGAGGCTACGGGAAAGAAGGTAAGAGAAAATCAGCCGACGAGGTCCGGGTTCAGACGATTCAACGATTTGATGGAAAGGGCTTTGATCTCATTATAAATGATGACTCTTCCGGCTTGGCGCAACCGGGAGAAGATACCTTCGACGATGACCTGATCGCCTTCTTTCACCTCCGCCTGTCCGAGTGCGATGACTTTGATCGTTCCGGCATTGTCCTTTAAAAGAAACCCATACGCGGGTTGACCCTGCCTGTTGGTGGCCAATTGCACGTTGGTGACCTCTCCCATCACCACCACTTCCTGCCGGTCATACTGTTCAGGGTGGGAAATCAAATCGGCAAGATCCAGCATGTCGGCGAAGGCCGGAGTCGTGACTGACATTACAAATAGAACGGACAGAAGCAGGGGAAGTTTCTGCGAATGACGAGGCGAACATGAGTGTGAGTGGAGAAGAAATGATGGCGAGCACATAAGTCTCGTTATACCCTTCGATCGATTCGATTTCAAGCTCTTACCACTTACCTCCCCCGTACAGATCGGGATGCTGCTCGCCGAACATACTCTTCAAGACGTGTTCCCTCATTTGATTAGCCTCGGAGTCAGCCGGATTGGCCTCGGTCAGCTGTGCCGGTTCCTCCTTCGACTTCGGCGTCACACGAGCCATCAGCACTTCGTCCAATGTTTCAGGCGTGGCATCCGTGTCGTTCAGGATGGCGTCGAACCGTTGAAGGCCGAAAAGATTGCGCGTGATCTCAGAATGAACGGCGTTGGTGCTGGCTCCCTGAACGATCGATAACCAGAATTTCGTTTCGGCATCTTCGGCCATCGTACCAGCGGCCAGTGCGGTCAACTTTTCATTGAGGTTGGATTCAGTGCGCTCGAGACCATCGTATGTCGGCAGCGAACGTTCAACGGGCCTGGTCGCCAGGATGGCAAAGGTTTCTTTCCAAAGGTCGATGGGAACCTGGATCGCATCGGCGGAAGGGTGTTCCGCGTGCATGGCTGTCTGCAAATTCTGGAGAAACTGCGCCATATATTTGACTTTGCGCGCGGCGAGACTTCCGGCTGGAATACCCCAGATGTGGCCGAGTTCGTGGTCCTGCAAGGGGGTGTGATCGGCGCCCTGACGCTCGCGTTGAGCGAGATCGAGCCGTTTACGGTATTTTTCGGCCATGCGCAGGTGAAATTGCATTTCGATTCCCAGCCGCTGCCGTTGATAGTCCTCCGAGGAGATTTCACTCGCTTCCCATCGTTGATCCAATGCCCGTACGGCAGGTCTGGGTACGGCGGTTCTGGCCTGGGACTTCAATTCGGCGATGGTGTCGGCAGGAACAGAGAATTTTGCGGACAAGAGCGATTCGGCACGCTCAGCCGTCGCCATCCGAAGGGCGAGCAGTTTTTTCAAGGTTTCGCATTGCAGCCAAGTCCGTTCACGCTTGAGGCGCACTTGACGAAGGTATTGGTCGCGCCGATCTCTGACGGCTTTGATGGCTTCCTGGGTCAGGATGTTATGGATCGGCTTGCTGCCGGCCACGCATCGAGGATCCGGACGGTCGGCTGCCATGTACTGAACATCTTCTTCGGTTACGTCGAAATGCTGCAGAAGGATCAGGCGCATCATGATACGCCCCTGAACCGGTAACGCATTGACGACGGATTCGATCAGTGATGGCGAAAGCAGGGCAGGCGTTTGAGTGCTCATCATGTTGATCAGGCTGTTCCTAATGGCCGAGTTTCGAGATAACTGGCTACGTATTCACGGACTTCCTGTACGGTTCCACTGGAAAACAATTCACGGGGAATTTCGACGCGCGTCAGGGCCGAGGGATCGATCCCGCGGTCTTTCGCATATTCTTCGTCGATGTAGAGGCTGACGGAACCGTCTGCGTGACGTATGGCATAGAGGGCATTCGTATCAGACATACTTGATGGAGCCTTCCGTCACTGCTTCTACAGGTACCATAGCGGTGCTTCGGCTGTCAAAGTTGCAACTGCGCTAATCCTCACGGTTTGTCAGAAGGATTCGCCTCCTCCACCAGACATAGAGAGTGGAAACAATGATGGCGACCAAGAGCGTGTTTCTAATTCGTCCCGGGCCAAAGCAGGTCAGGTTCACCATGCCGTTTGTGAACCCATATGCGGCGTAGACGAAGTACAGAAACAGCGACCAGCGTCTGTGTTTCATAAAGCCGTAACCGACTGCCATATGTAGGGCAGGAGACAAAGCCTTTGGAAAGAAACCAAGGGCGCCGGCAGGTTTGGTGCAATAAAACGGCATGGAGTAATCGAGATTGGCAAGAATGATGTAGGTGTCGTTCAGTGCACTGACGAAAAGCAAAAAACCGAGAAACCGAATATCATGCCCGGCCCGCCACACTGTCCGCCAGGTTCTTGACCAGCCGAATCCGTGTGATGGAGGGCCGAGCCAGGCGTCGTACGTTTGGAAGACCCACCAGGGGAGAGCCAGGATCATGAAGAAAAAAACTTCTGCCGCGCGACCGGAGATACGTCCCAAACTCAAGCTGCCGGCAATGAGGACACCTGAGAGAAGGAGCGTCGCCGTTCCATCGAGAAACCGCCGTTGGAGGACCTGCCCGAGACCGGGCAGACAGACGGACGCTATAGCTGCCACAAGCGGCGTGTGAACAGGCGAACTCTCAGTATCCGCCTGAGGCATTTAACGGGACAATGCGGTTATGGTGGTCATGGGGTGAAACAGCCGGGAATGTACGGACGGAGAATCCAAAAATGACAAGGCCTCCAATCGGATGATCGGAGGCCTTGTCATGACTCACACGTGAAACAGACTCATCCGCCAAGGGTATCGAGCGATTCCTTTAAGCTGCGACGGATGCAGGTGAAGATGGGCGTGTCGCGAAGCGTATAGCGCGATCCCTCGGTTTCTCGCAAAGCCATCACGAGGTCCAAGAAATCTTCCGGTTTATCGCTCTCGAAGGCGACGACCCATTCTTGGTCGTCAAGCCCGAACGAGTAAGTCGTATTGAGTTTCACCGAAGGGAACCGGTGTCCGACCTCGATATGTTCATCCATCATTCCCTGGCGGGCTGCTTTGGTAAGCAGGAACCACTCCCGTGTTTTCAAGAACGGGTACACGAAAATGTATTTGCTTTTGCCGGGGACCACGGTCAAACGCTTGCTTTCCTGACCTTCATGCGAATGGTTGTCCACATAGATCGAACGCTTGGTCATGGACAGATAGGAATACGGCGTTGTGAGATACTTCCCCAGGCCTGAGGCGAAGATCTTCATGGTCATTTCTTGGAACAACTCCAAGTCATAACTGATCCGCCACAGCATGATGTCGCAATCGCCCCGGATGCCCACGGCGGAGTAGGCGATGACGAGGACCTTTCCAGTGTAGTCTTCGACGGCGCGAATGAATTCCTGTTTTCCCCTTGTCCGTTCATCCTCGGGGAGCCTGCGCCAAGCTGGATCAATTTTATAGAATACGAAGTTGACGTACTGGCGTTTCGGCGGCTGCTGCGCCGGCTGTTGTTCGGGGCCTGCCATGGAATTTCCTCCGTGTAACGTCTTGATAATGCAGATTAAGTGAAGAATGCAGTTCTTAGCACTTCATGTTTTGCTTTGTCAACGGCTGGAGTCTCTCCTCAATGTCTCGTTGACAGAACATGGCCGATCTGATACTCGCGTCGGCATGCGAGGCCGGCACGTACCGCAGATTTGGATCGGAGTGATCGCGGTGATGCTGGCCGCGTTCGCCATACCCGCAGCCGCCATCGAAATTCAACCTTCATCGGATCAAATTCTCGCCGCCCTCCAATCGGGAAAAGAGGCGGCGCGGCAGCACAGTCCTCCGGATTCGTTCTACGTCAGGTTCGGTGCGATGGACGATCTTCATCCCAATGGATTTCTCATCACAAAACTCGGTGCGCTGTCGGTCATGGCCACGCATATGGCGCTTCGGGGAATGGAGCCAAGTGACCCTGACGTGACTCAGGTTCTTGACGGAAAGACCATGTTGATCAGCGCCGTCATCTTTGGAGACGTGCCGACGTTCGCTGTCGACAGCTACATGGTGTTGGACCAAGAAGGACATACGATCAAACCAGTCACCGTCCGCTTTGACGCGCAAGCCAATCGCAGCGCGGCATGGCCGGAGAGTCCGCGTTTCAAAGCCAAGGTCGTCGCTTCGTTCAACTATGCCGATTTCAATCCTTCGTCCGCCACGACGATCACCGTGTATCCTGCCAATGGGGGAGAGGCCGCCTTCCACGTCGACTTTTCCAAGATCAATTAGGACATCATTTCTTACATGGCCCAGAGGCGTCACGGTCCACAATCTTCCATCGTTGCGGAAACGATTGCCGTCGGGTCCGAATTGATCGTCGGGGGACGATCCGACAGCAACTCCTGTTTCATAGTCGATCAACTCGGTCTTCTCGGCATCGAAGCGCGCTATAAAACGATCGTCGGCGACGATGAATCGGATATCGCAACCGAGTTGCGGAGTGCCGCGAAGCGGGCATGCATTATCGTGGTAACCGGCGGGCTGGGTCCGACCGTCGATGACCTCACCAGGGAAGCAGTCGCGAGGGCCACAGGCCGTAAGTTGGCCAGGCGGAAAGAAGCATTGGATGCCGTCAAGTCCAGGCTTGCCCTATGGGGGAGAGTTCCAAATGCCGGTCAACGGCGGCAGGGCCTTGTTCCAACCGGCGCGACCGTGATTGGAAATCCCGTAGGGTCGGCCCCGGGATTCTGGATGGTCTGGCATCGGGTGATCCTGTTTGTTTTGCCGGGCGTACCCCGCGAGATGGAAGCCATGATGAAGGAGGGAGTGGTTCCGGTCCTTCAGGCTTATCTGCAGCAACGGCGACGGGTATCACAGCCGTTGAGCCGCCAGGTGTTCCATATATATGGCCTGGCTGAATCCGAAGTAGATGAACGCCTTTCCGGGATTGTTCCCCATGGAGCGGCCATCGATCTAGGGCTCTTGGCTGCACCGTCCGGGGTTCTGGTTTCACTCACGACCAACGGCAAGAAAAACCTCTCCTCTTCAGAGTTGAACGGTTACGCCGATGAACTGCGTTTGAGGCTTAAAGATTGGATTTTTGCCGAAGGCGACCACACGATGGAAGAAGTGGTCGGTCGTGCCCTGACCGAATTGGACCTGACGGTTGCGGTCGCGGAATCCTGCACGGGCGGCCTCATCGGGCACCGGCTCACTCAAGTGCCGGGTTCCTCCTCGTATTTCGAGCGAGGAGTGATCTGCTATAGCAATAGAGCGAAAGTCGAGTTGCTAGGCGTGCCCGCGGATACCATTGAACAATTCGGGGCGGTCAGTTCTGAAGTCGCCGCCGCCATGGCGCAGGGAATCTGCGAGAGGAGTAGGGCCTCCCTCGGATTAAGCGTCACCGGAATCGCCGGTCCCGGCGGAGCCACCCCCAACAAGCCGGTCGGCCTGGTCTACATCGGTCTGTATGAGC
This window harbors:
- the tmk gene encoding dTMP kinase; translation: MTDQSPALNAPHPYPGKLIIVEGIDGSGKSTQLLLLHKWLESKGHKVFFTEWNSSELVKDTTKRGKKNKSLTPTTFSLLHATDFASRLYHEILPPLKAGMLVLADRYMYTAFARDVVRGVSADWVRKLYSFAIKPDMAFYFKVPIEVAISRLLGGTRGQFKYYEAGMDMNISQDVTESFRIFQSRILAQYDKIVDEYQLITMDATKDIAEQQEVMRRLVDEALKDYKPRRGTHGRRSLFWRRFNVPKSE
- a CDS encoding Ppx/GppA phosphatase family protein, which produces MVGSEIPILIRFSSYVAINLDHHWPTQPVMTRLAVIDIGTNSIHMVLADVQPDGTYKILDRFKDMTRLGNGTFTTLRLSDEAMARGLDVLRNLVTLARNKGYERIIAVATSAVREAKNGGDFIDLVAEQTGLKIRVISGPEEARLIFLGIKNSVPMSDQPVLAVDVGGGSVELMVGNRDQLLHAKSLKLGAIRLADEFLKRTPPSDGMLHSLEESVSSQLKAALETFKTKRYDSLIATSGMAGNLAEVIHLKKTNRPLPQLNLATVSIKDVKEIEQELRTSTIKERLALPGLDPKRVDTLFPATIVLRRLMELSGRDEIVLCDKAIREGVIYDFTVRHRDRLKAEAEIPDLRRRNVIALAKRCHAPDVHSLQVASLALRLFDQTKRLHGLGSLERDWLEYAAILHDIGYLINERQHHKHAYYLITHSDIGGLSSDELHIIANVARYHRRAVPHSKHDGFDVLAPRFQRVVRILSSLLRIADGLDRTHFSVVRSLDVKIGPSVTITATVSGDAELEAWAARGRADLFERVFRRRVQLNLTPQEDTA
- a CDS encoding SDR family oxidoreductase; translation: MQLDLYDRFVMITGASTGIGAACALACAQRGMNVFAGVRTREAGELLQQQPDGKRVTPVYLDVTDTQSIACAADIVRNAAGLAGLAGLINNAGIAIGSPLEVIPLAALRRQMEVNVIGQIAVTQAFLPLIRQASGRIVNMGSIAGRGTIPMMGPYSASKHALEALTDALRLELRQWGIHVSIIEPGAVATPIWEKSLKTSSAVEEEVTAEAKALYGEAARRIRESVDQASRRAISTDAVAEAVWHALTAKQPKTRYLVGVDARIRALMVKWLPDRLQDWILTKVLHLPQ
- a CDS encoding chlorite dismutase family protein — encoded protein: MAGPEQQPAQQPPKRQYVNFVFYKIDPAWRRLPEDERTRGKQEFIRAVEDYTGKVLVIAYSAVGIRGDCDIMLWRISYDLELFQEMTMKIFASGLGKYLTTPYSYLSMTKRSIYVDNHSHEGQESKRLTVVPGKSKYIFVYPFLKTREWFLLTKAARQGMMDEHIEVGHRFPSVKLNTTYSFGLDDQEWVVAFESDKPEDFLDLVMALRETEGSRYTLRDTPIFTCIRRSLKESLDTLGG
- a CDS encoding competence/damage-inducible protein A; its protein translation is MAQRRHGPQSSIVAETIAVGSELIVGGRSDSNSCFIVDQLGLLGIEARYKTIVGDDESDIATELRSAAKRACIIVVTGGLGPTVDDLTREAVARATGRKLARRKEALDAVKSRLALWGRVPNAGQRRQGLVPTGATVIGNPVGSAPGFWMVWHRVILFVLPGVPREMEAMMKEGVVPVLQAYLQQRRRVSQPLSRQVFHIYGLAESEVDERLSGIVPHGAAIDLGLLAAPSGVLVSLTTNGKKNLSSSELNGYADELRLRLKDWIFAEGDHTMEEVVGRALTELDLTVAVAESCTGGLIGHRLTQVPGSSSYFERGVICYSNRAKVELLGVPADTIEQFGAVSSEVAAAMAQGICERSRASLGLSVTGIAGPGGATPNKPVGLVYIGLYEQNGNSVTKEYRFHGDRSVIKQRASQAALDMLRRWCKDRTVA